Proteins from a genomic interval of Tenacibaculum sp. SZ-18:
- a CDS encoding DUF349 domain-containing protein, which yields MLENNDNRLEENTNEALQDQIRQETQKTEAAVNEVENVVAENSEKEESREIPIKDYSKMELDSLVSELEELLNNNPVQLIKKNADEIKNAFNLKFGKLLSQKKEKFLAEGGNSIDFQFSSPIKSEYNKLLKEYKEKRDRYYKQLDDQLKGNLEKRFTLIDELKNLIVNAEPKTMYNDFQKIQEQWKVIGPVPRTKYNDTWKTYHHHVERFYDLLHLNQDFRELDFKHNLEEKLKLIQRAEALAELEDVNVAFKELQELHRLWKEEVGPVSREFREDVWSKFSNATKKLHDRRHDFYRDLKSKHQEIINEKLAIVERIASFDFSGNKTHKDWQKSIKEIEALRQKYFAAGKLPYNKSEAVWQKLKEATKRFNSAKNTFYKKEKSSQTDNLKKKMELVELAENLKDSEDWETTTNTMKRIQSDWKKIGHVPRKFSDEIWNRFKSACNYYFDRLNSHRDGVSQEQEAVVGAKKTFIDNFKNNDKLTVEDVKTAILEWREIGSLPRNARHLDGKFNKEVDAKLASLNLDKEEIEMIKFRNVVDNLLAQEDYRKLDSEQFFIRKKITETVREMQQLENNLSFISNATEDNPLVQNVRKGIQEFKEQLDIWQLKLDYLKKLDY from the coding sequence ATGTTAGAAAATAACGATAACCGCTTAGAAGAAAATACTAACGAAGCATTACAAGACCAAATTAGACAAGAAACTCAAAAAACAGAGGCAGCTGTAAACGAAGTAGAGAATGTAGTAGCTGAAAATTCTGAAAAGGAAGAGAGTCGCGAAATACCAATCAAAGACTACAGTAAAATGGAGTTAGATTCATTGGTTTCAGAATTAGAAGAGCTTTTAAATAATAATCCAGTTCAACTTATAAAGAAAAATGCAGATGAAATTAAAAATGCATTTAATTTAAAGTTTGGAAAACTTTTATCTCAAAAGAAAGAAAAGTTCTTAGCTGAGGGCGGTAATTCAATAGATTTTCAATTTTCTAGTCCAATTAAATCGGAGTACAACAAGTTACTTAAGGAATATAAAGAAAAACGAGATCGTTATTATAAGCAACTTGATGATCAATTAAAAGGAAATTTAGAAAAGAGGTTCACATTGATAGATGAGCTTAAGAATTTAATTGTAAATGCTGAGCCAAAAACAATGTATAACGATTTTCAAAAGATCCAAGAGCAGTGGAAAGTGATTGGTCCAGTCCCAAGAACAAAATACAACGATACTTGGAAAACATATCACCATCATGTAGAACGCTTTTACGATTTATTACATTTAAATCAGGATTTTAGAGAGCTTGATTTCAAACATAATTTAGAAGAAAAGCTAAAGTTAATTCAAAGAGCGGAAGCTTTAGCTGAATTAGAAGACGTTAACGTTGCCTTCAAAGAATTACAAGAGCTACATCGTTTGTGGAAAGAAGAGGTGGGACCTGTAAGTCGCGAGTTTAGAGAGGATGTTTGGAGTAAGTTTAGTAACGCAACCAAGAAATTACACGACAGAAGGCATGATTTCTATCGTGATTTAAAGTCGAAACATCAGGAAATTATAAATGAAAAATTAGCTATAGTTGAACGAATTGCTAGTTTTGATTTTTCGGGTAATAAAACACATAAAGATTGGCAAAAAAGTATCAAGGAAATTGAAGCATTACGCCAAAAATATTTCGCTGCCGGTAAACTACCTTATAACAAGAGCGAGGCAGTATGGCAAAAATTAAAAGAGGCTACAAAACGATTTAATTCTGCTAAAAATACGTTTTACAAAAAAGAGAAATCTTCTCAAACAGATAATCTTAAGAAAAAGATGGAGTTGGTAGAACTTGCAGAAAATTTAAAAGATAGTGAAGATTGGGAAACTACAACGAATACAATGAAACGTATTCAATCAGATTGGAAAAAAATTGGTCATGTTCCTAGAAAGTTTTCTGACGAAATTTGGAATCGGTTTAAATCGGCATGTAACTATTATTTTGATCGTTTAAACTCTCATAGAGATGGAGTGTCTCAAGAACAGGAAGCAGTTGTTGGAGCAAAAAAGACCTTTATTGACAACTTTAAGAATAACGATAAACTAACAGTAGAAGATGTAAAGACTGCAATTCTAGAGTGGAGAGAAATTGGTTCTTTACCAAGAAATGCTCGTCATTTAGATGGTAAATTCAATAAAGAAGTTGATGCTAAATTGGCTTCATTGAATCTAGATAAAGAAGAAATTGAAATGATTAAGTTTAGGAACGTTGTAGATAATTTATTGGCTCAAGAGGATTATAGAAAGTTAGATAGTGAACAATTCTTTATCAGAAAGAAAATAACAGAGACCGTAAGAGAAATGCAACAGTTAGAAAATAATTTAAGCTTTATTTCGAATGCAACTGAGGATAATCCTTTAGTTCAGAATGTAAGAAAGGGAATTCAAGAGTTTAAAGAACAGCTTGATATTTGGCAATTAAAACTAGATTATTTAAAGAAATTAGATTATTAA
- the tsaD gene encoding tRNA (adenosine(37)-N6)-threonylcarbamoyltransferase complex transferase subunit TsaD, producing MEKKEIYILGIESSCDDTSAAVLRNNEVLSNVIANQDVHAKYGGVVPELASRAHQQNIVPVVQQALERAGIAKEQLNAIAFTCGPGLMGSLLVGTSFAKSLAVGLNIPIIDVNHMQAHILAHFIKEDGCEIPPFPFICLTISGGHTQIVKITDYFEMEVLGETIDDAVGEAYDKSAKILGLPYPGGPLVDKYAQQGNPKAFQFTQPKVGDLEFSFSGLKTQILYFIQKNVKENPKFIEENLYDICASIQHTIVEILMKKIKNAVKQTGIKDIAIAGGVSANSEIRKRLTEADKHWGWNTYIPKFQYTTDNAGMIAIAGYLKYLNKDYADISVAAKARLKVSE from the coding sequence TTGGAAAAAAAAGAGATATACATTTTAGGTATAGAAAGTTCGTGTGATGATACCAGTGCTGCTGTTTTACGCAACAATGAAGTTCTTAGTAATGTTATCGCTAATCAAGATGTTCATGCCAAATACGGAGGAGTTGTTCCTGAGTTAGCTTCAAGAGCGCATCAACAAAATATTGTTCCTGTTGTACAACAAGCTTTAGAACGTGCCGGTATTGCAAAAGAACAATTAAACGCTATCGCTTTTACTTGTGGTCCTGGATTAATGGGATCGCTTTTAGTTGGTACATCTTTCGCTAAATCTTTAGCAGTTGGATTAAATATTCCAATAATAGATGTCAATCATATGCAAGCTCACATTTTAGCTCATTTCATCAAAGAAGATGGATGTGAGATTCCTCCTTTTCCATTTATTTGTTTAACTATTAGTGGTGGACATACACAGATTGTTAAGATTACCGATTATTTTGAGATGGAAGTTTTGGGAGAAACTATTGACGATGCCGTAGGAGAAGCCTATGATAAATCTGCTAAAATTCTAGGACTTCCTTATCCTGGAGGACCTTTAGTTGATAAATATGCACAACAAGGAAATCCAAAAGCATTTCAATTTACGCAGCCTAAAGTTGGAGATTTAGAATTTAGCTTTAGTGGATTGAAAACACAAATCTTATATTTTATCCAGAAGAATGTTAAAGAAAACCCTAAATTTATTGAGGAAAATCTTTATGACATTTGTGCTTCTATTCAACATACAATTGTTGAAATTTTAATGAAAAAAATTAAGAATGCCGTAAAACAAACAGGAATAAAAGATATCGCTATTGCTGGTGGAGTTTCTGCTAATTCTGAAATCAGAAAACGATTAACAGAAGCGGATAAACATTGGGGATGGAATACTTATATTCCTAAATTTCAATACACAACGGACAATGCTGGAATGATTGCTATCGCAGGCTATTTAAAGTATCTTAATAAAGATTACGCCGACATATCTGTAGCAGCTAAAGCAAGATTAAAAGTTTCAGAATAA
- a CDS encoding shikimate dehydrogenase family protein, protein MGIEEKSNLFGLLGKNISYSFSRGYFGEKFKELDLKDHSYVNFDLQDINKLGKIIIKEKNSLRGFNVTIPYKEAVIPFLDKIDNKAAAIGAVNTVKVFKNGKLKGYNTDYLGFKNSLRPFLRKEHKKALILGTGGASKAVAFALSSLDIKPTFVSRNTSDNVITYQDLNEELIKDNLVIINCTPLGTHPNVDQTPDIPYNFIGESHILYDLIYNPSKTLFLQKGELKGAQIKNGLEMLEIQAEKAWEIWQKE, encoded by the coding sequence ATGGGAATAGAAGAAAAAAGTAATCTTTTTGGTTTATTAGGTAAGAATATTTCATATTCATTTTCACGTGGGTATTTTGGGGAAAAATTTAAAGAGTTAGACCTGAAAGATCATTCTTATGTAAATTTTGATCTTCAGGATATCAATAAATTAGGCAAGATAATTATAAAAGAAAAGAATTCATTAAGAGGATTTAATGTAACTATTCCGTATAAAGAAGCAGTAATTCCTTTCCTAGATAAAATTGACAACAAAGCTGCTGCAATTGGCGCAGTAAATACAGTTAAAGTATTCAAGAATGGGAAATTGAAGGGGTATAACACAGATTACTTAGGATTTAAGAACTCCTTAAGGCCTTTTTTGAGAAAAGAACATAAAAAAGCATTAATTTTAGGAACAGGTGGTGCTTCCAAGGCAGTAGCCTTTGCACTTAGTTCTTTAGATATTAAGCCAACTTTCGTCTCAAGAAATACGTCTGATAATGTTATTACTTATCAGGATTTAAATGAAGAATTAATTAAAGACAATCTGGTAATTATAAATTGTACGCCGTTAGGTACACACCCTAATGTAGATCAAACTCCAGATATTCCATATAATTTTATTGGTGAATCACATATTCTTTATGATCTCATTTATAATCCATCGAAAACTCTTTTCCTTCAAAAAGGTGAGTTAAAAGGTGCACAAATTAAAAACGGATTAGAAATGTTGGAAATTCAGGCTGAAAAAGCTTGGGAGATTTGGCAAAAAGAATGA
- a CDS encoding translocation/assembly module TamB domain-containing protein produces the protein MILVLSTPFVQSKLAEIATNKINQQFNTSIIVKKLDLSLLGNVNLKGIEIRDHHKDTLIFVQSLKTSLINVKKIVDNEVDLGDITLRGVNFHMKKYKEEDEDNLAVFINTFDKDNDTIKSKTPFVLGTKNIYIDNLNFKLYDFDREVPLQYAAYNAGGNVQDFSVVGPNVYANIRGLFLKDNRKLYVTNLTTDFTYTKTQMLFKKLSLNTDNGSELKGELEFNYRRQDLAYFTDKVRLSAAFQKSELSVKDMKKFYSEISGNDKMFFTGNFNGTLNNFSTPNLNLYSKNGLFIKGDMGFVNVFNSERGFIFDGDLDKVSSDYNQLKSLLPNVLGKTLPTSFKRLGQFSLAGLIKLTPDFMDATLSMTSDVGNTYSDLQVTNIENIDNAVYSGEIEFIDLDLAKITGDEDLGEISLKADVSGKGFSVDNINSTIIGNVSKLNYKGYSYENLMVNGQFQNKKFDGYLKSNDENFKLEFTGLADFSNEVNKFDFSADIAKLDLRKTNLFDRDSIAIIKGDIKIDVVGNTLDNIVGKAAFKNLVYKNENKTFSFKDFQINSSLKDSIKTIEVNSKDIVQGKLEGKFSFEEVLPVFQNALGSVYTNYEPLQVDGNQFMKFDFTIYNQIVDVFLPEISIGNNTRIKGRVDANKNKVKFTFSSPNVNAYDNSIENIVLRIDNKNKLYSTHLTAKEVRNKYYDLGEINLLNRTVNDTLFFKSTFKGGSNLTENFNLDFFYTIDSNHESVIGMLKSSFNHNNYDWEINPKNDKNNKVTFNLTNNHFEFSPFELVSNEQKIEFQGSMLGDKQKDLKANFTNVQLLGILPETEDLTLSGLLNGKVSLKETEELIEPIADITVNDIIVNDFSQGTLKMKIEGDNSLNKYQVDISLRDYEFDNVNIAGGLDFSKRAAEIDLKVKFKEYELNGFSDFGGDVISNIRGRLSGNFTAKGPAINPAFRGGISLADAGLTFPYLNIDFDFIDNTDIRLFDQSFIIDKMVLEDTKYDTKGYLSGSITHQDFQKWYMKLDIDSENLLVLDTKEAEEVPYYGKGLINGNAQIRGLTSNLSINVNATTQPGTIFVIPLNDISTVNNYKLIRFKTEENSKSSEDLSLEKVKGLNLNFNLSVTKDAVAQVVIDKVSGSDLKGSGNGNLNIEIDTRGKFIMDGGITIEKGTYNFKYGGIISKPFTVQRGGTISWTGDPLNAQLDLTAIYQTKANPAQLLDNINSTRKIPIDLYTKITGGLFDSKQEFDIKIPNANSTVASELEFILNENDVNTKMQHFTFLMAFGTFYDEETIGSSASQGLTGTAAQVATSILSSVINNEDGKFQVGLGYVQGDRNNIDQLQNAIDDQVDVSVSTQISDRVLVNGRVGVPVGGNTQTSVVGEVKVEVLLNEEGTLRSTFFNKPNDVQFDIDNEGYTQGLGLSYQVNFNNISELGEKLGFKKKKKNIVEKKDSIIVKKKKLISFKTKQDSIKTKDEQKN, from the coding sequence TTGATTTTAGTTTTATCTACTCCTTTTGTTCAGAGTAAGTTAGCTGAAATAGCAACAAATAAAATCAACCAACAGTTTAACACCAGTATAATAGTAAAAAAACTAGACCTTTCTTTGTTAGGAAATGTCAATTTAAAGGGTATTGAAATTAGGGATCATCATAAAGATACCTTAATTTTTGTGCAAAGTTTAAAAACCTCCTTAATAAATGTTAAAAAGATTGTTGATAATGAAGTTGATTTAGGAGACATAACTCTTCGTGGGGTTAATTTTCACATGAAAAAATATAAAGAAGAAGATGAGGATAATTTAGCGGTTTTTATAAACACTTTTGATAAAGATAATGACACCATCAAAAGTAAGACTCCTTTCGTTTTAGGAACAAAGAATATCTATATCGATAACTTGAATTTTAAATTGTATGATTTTGATAGGGAAGTACCTCTGCAATATGCTGCCTACAATGCAGGTGGAAATGTCCAAGATTTTTCAGTAGTCGGGCCTAATGTTTATGCGAATATTCGTGGATTATTTTTAAAAGACAATAGGAAACTATATGTAACAAATCTTACTACTGACTTTACATATACGAAAACTCAAATGTTATTTAAAAAGCTGTCTCTAAATACAGATAATGGTTCAGAATTAAAAGGAGAATTAGAGTTTAATTACAGAAGACAAGATTTAGCCTATTTTACAGATAAAGTTAGGTTATCAGCAGCCTTTCAAAAGAGTGAGCTTTCGGTAAAGGATATGAAGAAGTTTTATTCTGAAATTAGTGGAAATGATAAAATGTTTTTTACTGGAAATTTCAATGGAACTTTAAATAATTTCAGTACACCAAACTTAAATTTATATTCCAAAAATGGTTTATTTATTAAAGGAGATATGGGGTTTGTAAATGTATTTAATTCAGAGAGAGGTTTTATTTTTGATGGCGATTTGGATAAAGTTTCTTCAGATTATAATCAGCTTAAAAGTTTACTTCCGAATGTTCTTGGAAAAACACTTCCAACAAGTTTCAAAAGATTAGGTCAATTTTCTTTAGCGGGATTGATAAAATTAACCCCTGATTTTATGGACGCCACTTTATCTATGACATCAGATGTTGGAAATACATATTCTGATTTACAAGTAACAAATATTGAAAATATTGATAACGCAGTTTATAGTGGCGAAATAGAATTTATAGATTTGGATTTAGCTAAAATCACGGGAGATGAAGATCTTGGTGAAATTTCTTTAAAAGCAGATGTTAGTGGGAAAGGATTTTCTGTGGATAATATCAATTCTACTATTATAGGAAACGTTTCAAAGTTAAACTACAAAGGGTATTCTTATGAAAATTTAATGGTAAATGGACAATTCCAGAATAAAAAGTTTGATGGGTATTTGAAGTCGAACGATGAAAATTTTAAATTAGAGTTTACTGGTTTAGCCGATTTTTCAAATGAGGTAAATAAGTTCGATTTTAGTGCAGACATTGCTAAACTAGATTTGCGTAAAACAAATCTTTTTGATAGAGATAGTATTGCAATTATTAAAGGAGATATTAAAATAGATGTTGTCGGAAATACGTTAGATAATATTGTAGGAAAAGCAGCCTTCAAAAATTTAGTCTACAAAAATGAAAATAAAACGTTCTCTTTTAAAGATTTTCAGATCAACTCATCATTAAAGGATAGTATTAAAACTATTGAAGTAAATTCAAAAGATATTGTTCAAGGAAAACTAGAAGGAAAATTTTCTTTTGAAGAAGTGTTACCTGTTTTTCAAAATGCATTGGGAAGTGTTTATACGAATTACGAACCGTTGCAGGTTGATGGAAATCAATTTATGAAATTTGATTTCACAATCTATAATCAAATTGTAGATGTTTTTTTACCAGAAATCTCTATTGGAAATAATACGAGAATAAAAGGAAGGGTAGATGCTAATAAAAATAAAGTTAAATTTACTTTTAGCTCCCCCAATGTTAATGCTTATGATAATTCAATTGAAAATATTGTTCTTCGAATTGATAATAAAAATAAATTATACAGCACCCATTTAACAGCTAAGGAGGTAAGGAATAAATACTATGACTTGGGAGAAATTAATTTGCTAAATAGAACTGTTAACGATACCTTATTTTTTAAATCGACATTCAAAGGAGGTTCAAATTTAACAGAAAATTTCAATTTAGATTTTTTCTACACGATTGATTCGAATCATGAATCTGTTATTGGAATGCTTAAATCTAGTTTTAACCATAATAATTACGATTGGGAAATCAATCCGAAGAACGATAAGAATAATAAAGTTACTTTTAATCTTACCAATAATCATTTTGAATTCAGTCCGTTTGAACTCGTGTCAAATGAGCAAAAAATAGAATTTCAAGGTAGTATGCTTGGAGATAAGCAGAAAGATTTAAAAGCTAATTTTACAAATGTTCAGCTATTAGGGATTCTCCCAGAAACAGAAGATTTAACACTTTCAGGTTTATTGAATGGGAAAGTTTCTTTAAAGGAAACAGAAGAGTTAATTGAGCCAATTGCCGATATTACAGTAAACGACATTATAGTAAATGATTTCTCTCAAGGAACATTAAAAATGAAAATAGAAGGGGATAACTCTTTAAATAAGTATCAAGTTGATATTTCATTACGTGACTATGAGTTTGATAATGTGAATATTGCTGGAGGTCTAGATTTTTCCAAAAGAGCGGCTGAAATAGATTTAAAAGTTAAGTTTAAAGAATACGAATTAAATGGTTTTAGTGATTTTGGCGGTGATGTAATTTCCAATATAAGAGGAAGACTTTCAGGAAATTTTACAGCAAAAGGTCCAGCGATTAATCCGGCTTTTAGAGGTGGAATTTCTTTAGCAGATGCAGGGCTTACTTTTCCCTACTTAAATATTGATTTTGATTTTATTGATAATACAGATATTCGGTTATTTGATCAGTCATTTATTATCGATAAAATGGTTCTTGAAGATACCAAGTATGATACAAAAGGATATTTGTCTGGAAGTATAACACATCAAGATTTTCAAAAATGGTATATGAAACTTGATATTGACTCTGAGAATTTATTGGTACTCGATACAAAAGAGGCTGAAGAGGTTCCATATTATGGAAAAGGATTAATTAATGGAAATGCTCAAATTAGAGGCTTAACGAGTAATTTAAGTATTAATGTAAATGCTACCACTCAGCCAGGAACTATTTTTGTTATTCCATTGAATGATATTTCAACCGTAAACAATTATAAATTAATTCGATTTAAAACAGAAGAAAATAGCAAAAGTTCTGAAGATTTGAGTTTGGAAAAAGTTAAAGGATTGAATCTGAATTTTAACTTATCAGTAACAAAAGATGCAGTTGCTCAAGTAGTTATTGATAAAGTTTCAGGAAGTGATTTAAAAGGAAGTGGAAATGGTAATTTGAATATTGAAATTGATACACGAGGAAAGTTTATTATGGATGGAGGTATTACCATTGAAAAAGGGACTTATAATTTTAAATATGGAGGAATTATAAGTAAGCCGTTTACAGTGCAGCGAGGTGGAACTATTTCTTGGACAGGTGATCCACTAAATGCACAATTGGATTTAACTGCCATTTATCAAACCAAAGCAAATCCTGCTCAACTTCTTGACAACATTAACTCTACAAGAAAAATTCCGATAGATTTATATACTAAAATTACTGGAGGTTTATTTGATTCTAAACAAGAGTTTGATATTAAAATTCCAAATGCAAACTCAACCGTAGCGTCAGAGTTAGAGTTCATTTTGAATGAGAATGATGTTAATACTAAAATGCAACACTTTACTTTTTTAATGGCATTCGGAACATTTTATGACGAAGAGACGATTGGTAGTAGTGCATCTCAAGGTCTTACAGGAACTGCAGCTCAGGTAGCAACCAGTATTTTATCTAGTGTAATTAATAATGAAGACGGAAAGTTTCAAGTTGGTTTAGGGTACGTTCAAGGCGACAGAAATAATATTGATCAATTACAAAATGCTATAGATGATCAAGTAGACGTCTCCGTTTCAACTCAAATTTCTGATAGAGTTTTAGTAAACGGTCGAGTAGGGGTTCCTGTTGGAGGAAATACACAAACAAGTGTAGTGGGTGAAGTGAAGGTTGAGGTTTTATTAAATGAAGAAGGAACTCTAAGAAGTACATTTTTTAATAAACCTAATGATGTCCAGTTTGATATCGATAATGAAGGGTATACTCAAGGATTGGGATTATCTTATCAAGTAAATTTCAATAATATTTCTGAATTAGGAGAAAAGCTTGGTTTTAAAAAGAAAAAAAAGAATATTGTAGAAAAAAAAGATAGTATTATTGTAAAGAAAAAAAAGCTTATAAGCTTTAAAACCAAACAAGATTCTATAAAAACTAAAGATGAGCAGAAAAATTAA
- a CDS encoding DUF368 domain-containing protein, producing MSRKIKDYLLISLKGIAMGAADVVPGVSGGTVAFISGIYEELLHSISNIKLGLLKTLKKEGFKSAWTELNGNFLLALFIGIIVSFLSLAKVISWLLETHPILLWSFFFGLVLASIIYVAKQIEKWNIISILLLIITTATAYIITTLPPLVSEDSSMPFIFLAGAIAICAMILPGISGSFILVLLGAYKPVLNALTNKDIPVVVVFMLGAITGLLSFSRVLKWLFANYKNFTLAALTGFIIGSLNKIWPWKRVLTFRTNSHGEKVPFNEESILPTSYEGNPQMLYAVVLALIGFGVILLLEKLAVSSKPS from the coding sequence ATGAGCAGAAAAATTAAGGACTACCTTTTAATTTCGTTAAAAGGTATTGCCATGGGAGCAGCTGATGTTGTGCCAGGGGTATCAGGTGGAACAGTAGCATTTATTTCAGGAATTTATGAAGAGCTTCTTCATTCGATAAGTAATATTAAATTAGGATTGTTAAAAACACTGAAAAAGGAAGGGTTTAAATCAGCTTGGACCGAATTGAATGGTAATTTTTTATTAGCGCTTTTTATTGGAATCATTGTTAGTTTTCTTTCATTAGCAAAAGTCATTTCTTGGTTGTTGGAAACTCATCCAATTTTACTTTGGTCTTTTTTCTTTGGATTAGTTTTAGCAAGTATAATCTACGTCGCAAAACAAATTGAAAAGTGGAATATAATATCAATTCTTTTATTAATTATAACTACAGCGACAGCTTATATAATAACAACATTACCGCCATTAGTTTCAGAAGATTCATCAATGCCTTTTATATTCTTGGCAGGAGCAATTGCAATTTGTGCGATGATTTTACCAGGTATTTCAGGTTCTTTTATTTTAGTACTTTTAGGAGCTTATAAACCTGTTTTAAATGCTTTAACGAATAAAGATATTCCAGTTGTTGTTGTCTTTATGTTAGGGGCAATTACAGGTTTGTTGTCGTTTTCAAGAGTATTAAAATGGCTATTCGCGAATTATAAAAACTTTACGCTTGCAGCTTTAACAGGATTCATTATAGGTTCATTAAATAAAATTTGGCCTTGGAAGAGAGTTTTAACTTTTAGAACAAATTCTCACGGAGAGAAGGTGCCATTTAATGAAGAATCAATTTTACCAACATCTTACGAAGGAAATCCACAAATGCTATATGCTGTTGTTTTAGCTTTGATTGGATTCGGAGTTATTTTATTGTTAGAAAAATTAGCTGTATCTTCTAAACCTAGTTAG
- a CDS encoding DUF368 domain-containing protein, whose protein sequence is MYKERTFGQKVSLFLRGLVMGGANKVPGVSGGMVAFVMGFYEELIYTFRRVNLKAFKLLFNGRFKSFASYTNLQFIVWVMLGSAFSYFSVSLVLNYFLKNYELYVWSWFFGMIIGSIYYISKDFGDWRVKNVMWLFIGASIGITISFMSPAKENDNLWFVFVCGIIGVSGMTLPGLSGSFILILLGNYVLLLVDSVNVLGGVVTSMFTGDFSDLSDPVKVRYLKIITVFTLGSAFGLVSISHILGYVFKKRKQQVTAIIIGFITGSLGIVWPWKETIYKNVEGNFLLDTKGNKIIESYERYLPNIQEQETLISIGFIVFGVLLILGIDYYGNRRKK, encoded by the coding sequence GTGTATAAAGAAAGGACATTCGGCCAAAAAGTGAGTCTTTTTTTAAGAGGGTTGGTGATGGGTGGAGCCAATAAAGTTCCAGGTGTTTCTGGTGGAATGGTAGCATTCGTGATGGGATTTTACGAAGAACTTATTTATACCTTTAGAAGAGTAAATCTCAAAGCTTTTAAATTGCTTTTTAACGGAAGATTTAAAAGTTTTGCAAGCTATACAAATTTACAATTTATAGTTTGGGTAATGTTAGGAAGCGCATTTAGTTACTTTAGTGTTTCCCTTGTTCTAAATTATTTTTTGAAAAATTATGAACTTTATGTTTGGTCATGGTTTTTTGGAATGATCATTGGTTCAATTTATTATATATCCAAAGATTTTGGAGACTGGAGAGTAAAAAATGTTATGTGGTTATTTATCGGTGCTTCTATCGGAATTACCATAAGTTTTATGTCTCCAGCTAAAGAAAATGATAATCTTTGGTTTGTGTTTGTCTGTGGAATAATAGGTGTTTCTGGCATGACACTACCCGGCTTATCAGGATCTTTTATTTTAATCTTATTGGGCAATTATGTGCTCCTTTTGGTAGATAGTGTCAACGTTTTAGGTGGAGTAGTTACGTCTATGTTTACAGGTGATTTTTCTGATTTAAGTGATCCTGTTAAAGTTCGTTATCTTAAAATTATTACTGTTTTCACACTTGGTTCAGCATTTGGCCTAGTTTCTATATCTCATATATTAGGATATGTATTTAAAAAAAGGAAACAACAAGTAACGGCAATTATTATTGGTTTTATAACGGGTTCTTTAGGAATTGTCTGGCCGTGGAAAGAAACTATTTATAAAAATGTAGAAGGTAACTTTTTGTTAGATACTAAAGGTAATAAGATAATAGAAAGTTATGAACGATACTTGCCAAATATTCAAGAACAAGAAACTTTAATTTCTATTGGTTTTATAGTATTTGGAGTATTGTTAATATTAGGTATAGATTATTATGGGAATAGAAGAAAAAAGTAA